ACCGGGCAGGACCGCTCGCTGCTGCTGGACAGGACGGCGGGCCGGGTGACGGCGTTCGCCGGCGAGGGCGTGATGCCGGCGGACGCGCCGCAGCGCCGCGGGCCGGGACTGTACGAGTGGGCGCGGGCGCTGGCCCGTTCCGGAGCCGGCGGCGCGGACGCCGCCGAGGCGCGCCGGCTCGGCCCGGACTCGTATCCGACCCGGGCGCTCGCGGGCAGTTACTTCCGGTGGGTGTTCCGGCAGGTCGCCGTGGCGAGCGCGGAGTCCCTCGCGCTGCGGGTGCACGCGGCGCAGGCGGTGGCGCTGGACGACGGGCCCGGCGGCACCCAGGAGATCCGGCTCACCGGCGGCAGGCGGCTGACCGGCCTCGACGCCGTGGTGCTCGCGCAGGGCCGGATGCCGGTGCTGCCGACCGCGCGGGAGCGCGGGTACGCCGCGTTCGCCGCCGAGTTCGGCCTGGTCTACGTCGCGCCCGGGAACCCCGCGGACGCCGACCTGAGCGCGATCGCCCCCGGTGAGCCGGTCGTCCTGCGCGGTCTCGGGCTGAACTTCTTCGACTACCTGACGCTGCTGACCACCGGGCGCGGCGGCCGGTTCGACCGCGACCGGGACGGCCGGGTCACCTACCGGCCGTCCGGCCGCGAGCCGCGGGTCCTGTGCGGTGCCCGCCGCGCGGTCCCGTACGGGACGGGCGGCGGGCACCGCAACGGCGGCGGCCGGCGCCTGCCGCGGGTGTTCACCGAGGAGCTGACCGCCCGGCTGCGCGCGCAGCACGACGGGCCGCTCGACTTCCGCGAGTCCCTGTGGCCGCTCATCGCCCGGGAGATGGAGTCCGCGTACTACACCGCGCTGCTCCCCGGCCGCGACCGGCCGGAGCGGGCGCCGGTGCTCCACGGCGTCCGCCCGGGTGCCGGTCCCCGCGGGGGCGCCGCGGGCGGGCCGGTCGAGGCCGCCCTCGACGTGCTGCACGACCTGCGCGACGAGGTCCGGCTCGCGGTCGACCACGCGGGTCTGGGCGGCGAGTCGCGCCGCCGCGACCTCGACGGCTGGTTCGCCCCGCTCGGCACCTACCTCTCCGGCGGCCCCGCGGCCCGCCGGACCGAGGAGCTGATCGCGCTCGTCCGCGCGGGCGTGGCCCG
The Streptomyces sp. CNQ-509 DNA segment above includes these coding regions:
- a CDS encoding FAD/NAD(P)-binding domain-containing protein, with product MSEKSLVVGVVGAGPRGLSVVERLAAHAAGRAVTVHLIDPLPPGAGREWRTGQDRSLLLDRTAGRVTAFAGEGVMPADAPQRRGPGLYEWARALARSGAGGADAAEARRLGPDSYPTRALAGSYFRWVFRQVAVASAESLALRVHAAQAVALDDGPGGTQEIRLTGGRRLTGLDAVVLAQGRMPVLPTARERGYAAFAAEFGLVYVAPGNPADADLSAIAPGEPVVLRGLGLNFFDYLTLLTTGRGGRFDRDRDGRVTYRPSGREPRVLCGARRAVPYGTGGGHRNGGGRRLPRVFTEELTARLRAQHDGPLDFRESLWPLIAREMESAYYTALLPGRDRPERAPVLHGVRPGAGPRGGAAGGPVEAALDVLHDLRDEVRLAVDHAGLGGESRRRDLDGWFAPLGTYLSGGPAARRTEELIALVRAGVARIVGPGMQVAADREAGTFACESPWVSGSRETARVLVEGRLPGVDLRRTADPLLRHLLDTGQCRPYGLGPGRTGYVAGGLAVTGRPFHVVDGDGAPHPRRFAVGVPTESADGVTAAAIRPAVGSATLTDTDAIARAVLAPAGPPPRGRDDRSNRRAEEARRG